The sequence below is a genomic window from Paenibacillus sp. DCT19.
CCGGTATTATTATGCCACTGTTGATGAATGTTATCTTAACACTATTCCCACCTGATAAACGAGGCGCGGCGATGGGAATGGTCGGGTTCGCAATTATATTTGCTCCAGCAATTGGCCCTACGCTCGCTGGTTATATTCTAGAGAACTATACATGGGAAACGATGTTCTATGGCATGATCCCATTGACTTTAATTGTTATTGTCTGTGGATTCATATACCTCAAGAATGTATCAGAACGAGTCGAAACTAAGCTCGATATGCTCAGTGTTATTTTATCCACAATTGGATTCGGTGCATTGCTGTATGGATTCAGCCGAGCAGGAAGTGCAGGTTGGTCCAGCGTAGAAGTTATTACTTTCATCATCGTAGGCATTATTTCACTTGCTCTCTTCACATGGAGACAGCTCAGCTCGGCAGCTCCACTGCTTGATCTTCGCGCATTTAAATATAATATGTTCTCGCTAACCACGATCATCAGTATCGCAATTACAATGGTCATGTACGCGGACATGATGCTGCTTCCGCTCTATCTGCAAAATGCGCGTGGGTACACTGCACTGGAGTCTGGATTGCTGTTACTTCCCGGAGCGCTTGTAATGGGTTTCCTCATGCCAGTAACGGGTAAATTGTTCGACCGCTTTGGTGCTAAATGGCTGGCAATCATCGGTATGATCATAACCATCGTAACTACGATTGGATTTATTGATTTGTCGGATTCAACAAGCTACACTTACTTGTTATTGATGTCCACTGGACGCCGGATTGGAATGGCGTTGCTGCTCATGCCGATTCAAACCGCTGGTTTGAATCAACTGCCTGCCAAACTTGGGGCACATGGTACAGCGATCTCCAACACCGTAAGACAGGTAGCCGGTGCTGTTGGTACATCCGTGCTCGTAAGTGTCATGACAAGCCGCACTGCAACTCATCTGCAAGATACGATAGCTACAGGTGCAGCACAAGGTGTGACTCAGCAACAGTTAATGACACAATCCATGATTCAAGGGATCAATGACGCATATGTAGTCATTATTGGTATCTCTGTCATCGGACTGTTATTATCCTTCTTCATCAAACGAACCAAACCGGCTACAGAAGAAGAAACTCAACGTGCCGTAGGTAAGAAAGTTTCTGTGAATCCTAACTAATTGATATTTAGGTGATTGTTTCACATCCATGCATCTATGATAACCACAACATTAATAGTAATCACATAGAAAAAGCGACGGGAAGAATGTCATATGCATTCACCTGTCGCTTCTTTTCTTTTTTCATCTAATTTACGTAGCAGGAGTCCTGATCACTGGCGTGCACCTATTATAAAGGAGTGGAATGAAGTCTTCTTCTGATCTCTTGCACAAGCAGACCCTTCTCTTCTTCCGATATACCGTCAGCAGCCAGCTTCCGAGCAGCAACCACTACGAACCATGGCTCAATGTCCGTGTCACGAATACCTGACAACTTTCCATAATGCTCGATAAACATACGAATGCTCTCTTCACGTGTTGCTTCTAACGCTTCTTGAGCTTGTTGCGGGACATTGACAGGCAAAATGGCATACTGAATCATGAGGATATACTCGGCTAGATCAGCTTCAGGATTCCCAACAGAAGCATTGTTCCAATCGATCATAATCGCATCGTTCTCACGAAGAATGATGTTCCCGGGATTCGGGTCTCCATGACATAGCTGTTGTTTGGTCGGAATTTGATCCATAAGCTCAATAACTCGCGCCTTCTCAGCTTCAGACAAATATTGTGCTCGCTGAATATCATGCTTGATATTGTCTCTTTGACTGGGCATGTTCGGTACAGCATGTGAATGTATCTGATATAACATTTGTGCCGTTACTCTGGCGTGAAGATAGTCCTCTGAAACATGAAGCAATTGTTTATGTCTTGCACGCTCCTGCGTGGTGTCAACGAATCTCTTCATAATTGAGTCACCGTACACACGCTCAAATACAATTCCCCATCTCTCCTCAACTTCTTGCATATCAAAAGGCTGAGGGACAGCCAAACCACATGCCCAAGCAATGTAACTATGATGTAATTCTGCCTGTAATGCTTCAATAATCGTGTTAGGTTTAGCCAATTTGATGATTTTGCTCTCACCTTCCCAAGCATACACCTCTGCACAACCGCCTTCACCAAGCTTAACACCGAGTTTTGAGTTCATAGCGCGCGCTCCTTTACCCGAATTAACGCATAAGTCCTTCTTTTACACTTAACAGTTTATACATCTCTTCCAACATCCTCGTTGCTTCGTCAAGATCTAGCTCAGAAATGTTCGTATTAATCATGGTACTAATGCCTAACCAATAAGTCATAATTTTGAGGTACATTGAACGTGCTCGGGTCTCTTCAATCACTTGCAAGCGATCATCAATCTGAAGAAAGGCAACATATATTTCCTCATTCAGTCGATCTGTATGGTTACTCAAGTAAACCGCACGGTAATCGGACAGGTACAAAGCTCTGAACAAATGCTTCTCTTGGTGTGAGAATATTAAGCACCCGAGGATCAAATTCATGGCGGGACTATTCTGTTCATTCTTGTATGTTTTCATCGTACCAATTGCAAAGTTTATTGCTCGGTCGAACAGTTCTTCTTTTAACTCATCCATATTGCCGTATGCACTATAAATCGGTTGTGTGGAACAATGCAGCCTACGTGCAATATTTCTAGCTGTCAAAACATCAAGTCCTGCTCACGCACCATCTCGAATGCAGCATCCAGCACCTTATCCTTGGTAATCTCAACCTTTGGCGGCATAGTAGCAGCTCAACCCCGATCTTGTTAATGATAAATAATATTCGTTAAATAACACATGTTATATTACGTATGTTATATGGATTTTATTGGAATGTCAACTCACATTCTCCATTGATTATTTCTTTCATTAAAACAAAAAAAGGAACTCAGATCTCTACTCCAGAAATCGAGCTCCTTTTATTATATTTCGATTATTTCAGCAATGGTTCGTTTGTGATAAGAGACCAGAGTGGTGAAGCATAAGCATTGTCCAAAGCTTTATTGTTTTGGATTATGGCAGCTAATTCTCTGCACTTCTCCTTCTGAGCTTCTGTCAGACTATCTGAAAAGTAGAGACATTCAATATAATAATCAATTTCATAGTACTCTTCAGATTCCAGCTCTTTTTTCCCCACGAGACCTTCAAGACGCTTTAAGCTCTCTTGTGCTAGTGGATTTCCAAACCGCTCCAATTGTTTAAATATTTCGTACTCTGATTTGCAGAGTGAATATGGAAATGTGCTTGCATACGAGTCGTGAACAGCCTCCATCCAATAATCCAAACTTTCACTAACATTTAGCTTTTGATAGGATTCTAATTGCTCAAGATAAGACTGGTCACTCTCTCTGATATCAGGAAAAACCTCATAGAAGATTGCAGAATCTATAGTCTTGCGCATTGTGACACTATAGTCAAGAAGATCGTTGCCTGTCGCTACGTATGCTATAAACTGATCTGTTTTGTTTAATACGTTAAACGCGTCCTCAGCAATAAGTTGCTGAATTGCATTTACGGCGAGCAAGTTGAAGCCAGCCTTAATAATTCCTATTTCAAATGCAACAATTGGAGCGCCTTCTATAGCGTCTGGTCTCTTGAACTCACTCAAATCACCAGAAGCTCGATCTCCAATGAGTTCAAATTGTTTGATAACCTCTCCGTATTCCCCCATGTGAGTATCCCAATATTGAAAACTGAAATCTCCTGGATTATATTTTAATGCGTTAATTTCTGTAGGTTCCGTGTATTCGTATTCTTCTAGAGTTTTTAAAAACGAACTATTGGTGTTCATGTATATGTAAAAACTATATTGCTCATCTGCGTACAAATTAAATGCATACACTTGCTCGTTTTCAGATCTTTGTGAAAATGTATTTAATATACACTTGCAACCTTCAACTAGAGCGTGTGTGAAATCTGTTGCTGTGACAATAGCTACGTCCGCAGGTACGGAAGTATCATAACTAATTTGGTTTCCTTCATGTAAAATAAAGTAGCCTTCCTTCCTTAATGGTATTCTTCCATCCAAAATCCTACCAAGCTCCGAGTAATAGGTATTCAACGTTATTTCCTCCTACGTCAACTAAATTTCTCCCATTTCATATGATCCAAAATATCCAATCATCAGATTAATGTATCTTCTTTTACAATTTAATACAATGCTTATTTCTTAATAATCAACAAAAAAAAGAGCCGCGATATCGTGGCTCTTAACATTACTGATATTTTAATTGAATACTTACCATAATTGGTGAAGTAGATTGCTCTGATTGCCCATCTTTCTCTTCGAGAACAACATCCCATTGTCGGCTGATCATTGAACGAAGTAATTCAAGTTCTTGTTTATGAAGTTGAACCTGATGTAATGACAGATTCTCCTGAACATAATCTCGTTCTACCTTTTGATCAAAGCGAAAATCTAGCAGCCTCTTCAGCCCATTAATATGCAAAAACTTGAATTCATACCCTAGGCGGATCGCCGTCTCCCAATCTTCTCCGACTTCAGCAGCCGTCTGTAATCTCTCATCCAAATTCATTGTCGGTTCCTTCATTTTTGGCAGTAACTGTGCGTAATCTCTCTGCCGTAAGCATTGGATGATATCATCAGGGGATTCACCGCTTGTGAGTACATTTTCAACTAATAGTCCCACTGGAATAGAGAGCTGTATTGAACTCATGCTTCTTCCCCTGCCTCTTGTAGATATTGATTAAACCAGCGATTCACCTGTTCGAAGCTGTCTACACGAAGTGAAGGTTTACCGATTTTCAGTAGAGAGTGGTTGGAACCTGGATATCGGATCAGCTTGGTCGTTTTGTCATACCGCTTGAGCGTTGTATAGAGTTCTTCGGCTTGTGCGATCGGTGTTCGATAGTCCTGCTCTCCGTGCATAATCAATAGAGGTGTCTCGATCTGATGTGCATATGCAAGTGGTGAGCGTGACCACAACCATTCTGCGTTATGTGCCGGATTGCCTCCAATCACACCCTCGACATAAGAAATGCCGATATCACTTGTTCCATACATGGACAACCAATTAGAGATACAACGCTGAGTTACGGCTGCCTTGAATCGATGGTTATGAGCAACAATCCAGTTCGTCATGACGCCACCGTAGCTACCGCCACCCACGCCAAGCCGCAATTCATCCAATTCGTCATACGTCGCGAGTGCGTAATCTACAGCTTCCATCAGGTCACGGTAATCCCCACCGGCAAAATCACCACGGCAAGCTCTAGCGAACGCCTGACCATATCCCATACTTCCACGCGGATTCACCCACAACACCGCATATCCTTGTGCCGCTAGCGATTGTATCTCATGACTGAATGTGCCGGTGTACATCGCATGAGGTCCACCATGAATCTGTAGAATCATTGGTAATTTCGTTGGCACATTTGAATCACGCTTCTCTGGTCGGATGATCCAGCCCTGAATTGGCCATCCATCTGACGAGGTAAACTCAATACGTTCTGGACGTTGTACTTCTAATTCGGACATCATCTCATCGTTGCGATAGGTAAGTCTGTACGTTTGCCCATCGTCATCTATGGACACACAATACAACTCGCCAGGACGATCTTCAGTCAACGCAGCATAAATGAGTGTCTTCCCGTCGGGCGACAACGTATATTGATAAACATCCTTTTCGCCTGCTCCAGTTATGGATTGGCACTCTCCATCTCCACTGATGCGATATACGTTAACACTGCCACTATCTGTACCTAGGACATACATCGCGTTACCGACAGTGTCATTCTGTTCAAAAAGTGGTGCCGGAGAAGCAGCAGCTGACTTCATATCTCCTAATGCCGCGTTGCCAAATTGTACATCAAGCTGTAAAGAGATCGACTTCACAGCACCTCCACTGGCTGACACCTCGTATAACCTATTGTGGCTACCACTGCCGTATTCACGGTCACTTGCGATCAATACAAGCCGCTGCCCATCAGGTGTATATGAAAATTGGCTGATCAATAGATCAGATGTGGTCACTTTATAGGGAACACGATCTGCAATCCGAATTGTAAATACATCGGTAAAATACAATAGATCCGGATCGAGGTCGCTATCGTCTACCTGTTTGGACATATAAGACAACGACTGACTATCCGGAGACCAGACAGGTGAAGACACACTCCACTCTCCAGATGTAAGTTGTGTTACTGTACCTGAAGCAAGCTCATAGATAAATAAATGACTATAAAGCCCGTCCCACCAACCCGAACCTTCCGCCTTTGGTGTTGTCCGTTCAAATACACGTCCTCGTATAGGAGCCGGT
It includes:
- a CDS encoding DHA2 family efflux MFS transporter permease subunit, which encodes MILGAFLATLNQTVMSVAVPELMGDFNITAATAQWLTTGYMLVNGVLIPITAYFMQRFSTRQLFQASMLIFLLGTIVSAIATNFGTLLTGRMIQAAGAGIIMPLLMNVILTLFPPDKRGAAMGMVGFAIIFAPAIGPTLAGYILENYTWETMFYGMIPLTLIVIVCGFIYLKNVSERVETKLDMLSVILSTIGFGALLYGFSRAGSAGWSSVEVITFIIVGIISLALFTWRQLSSAAPLLDLRAFKYNMFSLTTIISIAITMVMYADMMLLPLYLQNARGYTALESGLLLLPGALVMGFLMPVTGKLFDRFGAKWLAIIGMIITIVTTIGFIDLSDSTSYTYLLLMSTGRRIGMALLLMPIQTAGLNQLPAKLGAHGTAISNTVRQVAGAVGTSVLVSVMTSRTATHLQDTIATGAAQGVTQQQLMTQSMIQGINDAYVVIIGISVIGLLLSFFIKRTKPATEEETQRAVGKKVSVNPN
- a CDS encoding phosphotransferase family protein, coding for MNSKLGVKLGEGGCAEVYAWEGESKIIKLAKPNTIIEALQAELHHSYIAWACGLAVPQPFDMQEVEERWGIVFERVYGDSIMKRFVDTTQERARHKQLLHVSEDYLHARVTAQMLYQIHSHAVPNMPSQRDNIKHDIQRAQYLSEAEKARVIELMDQIPTKQQLCHGDPNPGNIILRENDAIMIDWNNASVGNPEADLAEYILMIQYAILPVNVPQQAQEALEATREESIRMFIEHYGKLSGIRDTDIEPWFVVVAARKLAADGISEEEKGLLVQEIRRRLHSTPL
- a CDS encoding TetR/AcrR family transcriptional regulator codes for the protein MTARNIARRLHCSTQPIYSAYGNMDELKEELFDRAINFAIGTMKTYKNEQNSPAMNLILGCLIFSHQEKHLFRALYLSDYRAVYLSNHTDRLNEEIYVAFLQIDDRLQVIEETRARSMYLKIMTYWLGISTMINTNISELDLDEATRMLEEMYKLLSVKEGLMR
- a CDS encoding DUF4303 domain-containing protein, with the protein product MNTYYSELGRILDGRIPLRKEGYFILHEGNQISYDTSVPADVAIVTATDFTHALVEGCKCILNTFSQRSENEQVYAFNLYADEQYSFYIYMNTNSSFLKTLEEYEYTEPTEINALKYNPGDFSFQYWDTHMGEYGEVIKQFELIGDRASGDLSEFKRPDAIEGAPIVAFEIGIIKAGFNLLAVNAIQQLIAEDAFNVLNKTDQFIAYVATGNDLLDYSVTMRKTIDSAIFYEVFPDIRESDQSYLEQLESYQKLNVSESLDYWMEAVHDSYASTFPYSLCKSEYEIFKQLERFGNPLAQESLKRLEGLVGKKELESEEYYEIDYYIECLYFSDSLTEAQKEKCRELAAIIQNNKALDNAYASPLWSLITNEPLLK
- a CDS encoding S9 family peptidase: MNQRPIIPEDLYRYRWISQPVVNQSGQVAYVEQTIDRLKNEYNTQIRGIGLDGSQDVALTDGVKDSAPSWSPDGTKLAFLRAGDGGGKGLWVLIPGDEQPAALLSADHKILGYVWSPDGRFIAFTSKALRNQEESAGENKGEPAPIRGRVFERTTPKAEGSGWWDGLYSHLFIYELASGTVTQLTSGEWSVSSPVWSPDSQSLSYMSKQVDDSDLDPDLLYFTDVFTIRIADRVPYKVTTSDLLISQFSYTPDGQRLVLIASDREYGSGSHNRLYEVSASGGAVKSISLQLDVQFGNAALGDMKSAAASPAPLFEQNDTVGNAMYVLGTDSGSVNVYRISGDGECQSITGAGEKDVYQYTLSPDGKTLIYAALTEDRPGELYCVSIDDDGQTYRLTYRNDEMMSELEVQRPERIEFTSSDGWPIQGWIIRPEKRDSNVPTKLPMILQIHGGPHAMYTGTFSHEIQSLAAQGYAVLWVNPRGSMGYGQAFARACRGDFAGGDYRDLMEAVDYALATYDELDELRLGVGGGSYGGVMTNWIVAHNHRFKAAVTQRCISNWLSMYGTSDIGISYVEGVIGGNPAHNAEWLWSRSPLAYAHQIETPLLIMHGEQDYRTPIAQAEELYTTLKRYDKTTKLIRYPGSNHSLLKIGKPSLRVDSFEQVNRWFNQYLQEAGEEA